DNA from Solanum stenotomum isolate F172 chromosome 3, ASM1918654v1, whole genome shotgun sequence:
CATCAAATTCAGCGAAGATTATGATTGCTTTGCAGTAAAGggtcaagagcaagagaatcACCTAAAAACTTACCAACCCTGGAGTACCTAAATTGATGGGGAGGTATTCATGAGAACCTATAACTGCCATCACCGCAATGAATGAGACGATAAATGCTGCAAGCaactgaaaaaataaatctttcaGTATCAGGATAACATCAATTTTTGAGTATTATGTTATTACGTACACAAATGAGAAATGCATACCCACAAAAGTTCAGACATCACAATTGTCAAACTTAAGAAAATGGTGACACAGAAATCAGTAGTAGTTCCCCTAAAGCGATACTGAGAGTGTAAGACATACCTGAAGGCGCAGGGAGAGCCACAAACTTGCTATTACTTCTGAATACGAAGTCCTCTGATATGTCATCAGATGCTTATTAAATTTGAGTAGAAAAAGATCCTGCCCAACAATAGAGTTTGAATTTCAGAATGGAGAAACAGGTGGTTGGACAACGAATTCCCCTTGGAGAAGTTGGAATACAGAGCATTCAGAATGATAATTTCCAGATATAGGATGGCAATAAGAGGAGGCCAGAAAGAGCTATTTATGATGCTGTTTATAGAGGCCAGAGTGTATGGAAAAACTTCATTCCCTAATCGTGTGATGTACAAGGGAAATTACTAAGCTACTGCATTTTCAGTTCACTGCAACCTTACGTTCCTCAATGGAATAGGGGTGTTCAACCCCTGAAATTTATATGAATATGCATTATGGAAGGACAGGATAAACGAAAAACTAAcataagaaagaaaatttatttgtgATCATGTTCTGTCAAACAGATgcaatttttcaaaagaaagataACACGTGTTCTCACTCTCCTATCAAGAGATGATTTATCTAAAAGTTTGTCATCGTATCATGCTAAAACTGTCAGAAATCCTTGGTAAGAGCAGAAAAGCATAATTTTTGGACTAGAATTTAGTAGGGAGATTTTAGTGAACAGAAACTTCTTAAAGTAGTTCCTCCTTTCGATCAAAGATGTGATTGATCGCACAAGGTGAAGCAGTCAAAAGTTCTTTCAAGAGGGCACATATGGATAAGCACAAGAACAAGCTCTCGTTAAGCAGGAATGGAAATTTATATCCTCTGGAAAGAAAAGACAGAGATGATCCTATGAGAGTGAAGTCTAATTTAGACAACAGGATATAATTACCTCGCTCTTAAAGCCTCTTATTGTTGATGATCCATCCAGAGTCTCTGTAAAAGATGCATATATAGGTGATCGAGATACACTGTCTAATCTACGTAACTCACGTGATGTTGACCTGTAATACAGCTGGAGATCTTATATTCAGTTATTCTGTCAAATCAAAGTATGGGGAAGTGAAACTACCTATTCCAGTGGCCAAGTTTTGCATTCCGCATCAAAATATTTCATACGGTACTTCAAGAAAAAGGTCATTTAATTAAAACCTTTATTGATATTCTAGCAATGTGGATCAAGAGCATGACTTCTCAGATTGTGCTGTAACATGAAAAGAGAAATAGAAGGAGTTGCAAAGAGaaattttgattgttttataaTGTTCATATTTTAAGCAGCATGAATAGGTTACTGAAAAATTTCTATCTATAAATACCCCAAATTCGACAAGCAATATATCTTACAAAAACAAATCCCTAGATACACCAAGTTTCACTaagctaaaatgaataaatatatcGAAATTTCCCAGATATTATGTGCTACACTGCATGTGCACTATGTGGGTCAGTCTCTGATAATCAGTGAGATGTATAGAAATTTTGCAACTTACCTGTAGTTTTCTGTAGATGTACCAGAAAGGCATTAACAGAAACAAAAACATGACCTGCATACATGCATACCTATTAGAAGCAGAAATTCTATCAAGCAAAAAGTGGGCTGCTGTCCTAGATAACCTAGAAAAAGGAACCCTGGAAAGTTCTACAACGAGGAACTAGCTAACCTGCACGTATGACAGTACTACTGCAATCCCCAAGAGGCCAACAAAATTAGCCAGCAGAATGTTGAGAATAAAGGGAAGAGAATCGTCAATAGTGTAGAGATCTGAGGACAGTCTGCATACTCCAGTCAGTATATATTACATAATGTCAAAAGATAGAGCAATTAATTTCTTAGTGGATCAGATATACCTGTTTATAATTCTTCCAGTTGGGTTCAAATCAAAGAAGCTAATAGGCGCACTCATAAGCTTCTCTAATAATCGATCATGTACCTTAACAGCGGCACGTAGCCCACCAAATGCAAATGCAAATGCCCTCACTAAAGTTAGCAAGGAATTTGCCAGACAGAAGAGAGAGAGTATAGCCTGCGACATCAATAGAATTTTCTAAGAAATCACCGTGCCTTGGAATCTGAAATGAGATCTTCTCTTGTGTTGATAATAGGAGATGCATAGAAGAAAACGATATATTACGCAAAGACAGAGCTCTTCAATATTCTTCCATTTTCAGGGATGTCTTACAACAATAATTAAACTTTCCAATAAAGGATAATAAAGCTGGGGAAAGAAAATGACTTGGTGAGGATCTACACAATTTAACTAGTTGGCTAGTTACCAGGTAAAAAGTTGTTGAATATGGTTTCTGGTTTCTTCCACTTGTATCAACCCAATATGAGAGCCACATGTCATTTCCATTACGAGAAGCTTGCATCAAAACCGCAGAGAGGCATGTTAAAACTGTGATGAACCAACCAGCAAAAACAGCATAGCTCCTGCAAGacataaaatgacaaaatcatCAAACTGAATTCATCACAGGCAGGATCTTTCCACAAAAAGTCTAATAAAAACCTATGCTGCCGAGACTCTTCAAAGAAACCTCCGGGTCTGTGTAGGAtactccaaaagtagtgcatttttggaggatccgacacgggCACAACTACAACTAGCTAGGGATTGAAGTGTAATTGGTGTTGTAGAATTATTTTATGCTAAAAGAAAACAACTCACTTGTATACAATGACTTCAACTTTTCCTTCTTTCCGGGCCTCTGATTCATCAGTCCCTTGATTTTCATTAGAAGTACATATAACATCACCCTCTGAAGTTTTCTGCTGGATCTCACTAGAAATATTTGATCTTTTATCCTGCTGTTGAACTTCAGAACAACTGCTAACTTCATCGATTGTTGAGAATGCTACATCAGAGGGAAAAGTAAAATCAATTGGATTTCCCACCCACTGCACATGTCCTTTATCCATCACAATCACCAAGTCTGCAGCAGATATTGCCTGTAAAGTAAAAGACTATATTAGTACATTTAAGACAAACACTACTTTAGATATCCTAAATGAATGTTCCTCGGTATTGCCAACATCTAGTCAATTTATTAACAAAGATGTTAGCTGTGCCTAATATTACTGCATCTTTCGTGAATATAAGTGCATTTCCCGTTCATCCTGAACAAGAGATTACAAAACAGAAATGCACCTTTCCTAATTATTAATGCATTTCAAGTTCTTTTACCTAGAGTTCTGAAAAAAATCCAATATAACAAATAGTAAATTGCTTCATCAACATAATTTTGGTGCATGAATCAACATCACACACCTTGTGACATACATACTGATAGTTGAACTTCATGTCATTAGAAAGAAAAGACAAATTAACTTGCATATACAGATTTTCCAGAAATGGACAGGGATCAATTGAAGTAAATTTTAATCAGATCTTACACTTAATGTTGAGATCCTTGTTAAAATGAGCCATTTTCATTTAACACAGGATCTAACTATTACTATACATACTTGACTACAATTGCGAAGTAAGAAACAATTGTTCTGTAACTTTGATCAGTATCATCTGAATATAGGAAAAAACTATGTACACTAGAGATAGAACAACACAAAACTCATTGCATGACAGTGATACATTCACGTGCATTATCCATCTCAATGATCAATGTCAACTACACTTTTCTTAAGGCAAGGTGGTTCGTACTTGCAAATACAATAAGCTGTGAAAAACCAATGGCTTGTATCCATATACAAAGTAGCATCAAATTATCTCCGTAGTGATCATTTCAAAACTGCCTTCACGCATTACTTAATAGAAGTTCCTatcaatatttttctaattattttccTTGTAATCTTTGACGTGAACTGGAATTTCAGCATTTCTTGTTAGAgaataaacaaattataaatgaGTTCAAAAAGATGTATTGAAATCTCAAAAAGCTCCTATTAGATCAAGCAGAAAAGGGAAGTTGGTGAATGGAAAACCTGAATGTTATGAGTGCAAAGGATTCGTGTCTGCTGATTCATTGGAGGACCAAGAATTGCATTATGTAGAATTGAACAACCAACATGTGCATCAACTGCACTGAGAATATCATCAAGAAGGTATATTTCCGCATCATGATAAACAGCTCTATCAGATACAGAAAAACTTGTCAGAAGATCAAACAATCCAGTGCTCACAGTCACTAGACAGGTACCTTGGAAATTTGAAGAGAGAGAATCACGTCACCTGGCAAGTGCAAGACGAGCTCTCTGTCCACCAGATAAGTTAAATCCTTTTTCTCCAACAAAGGCCATATCACCTCCCATCATTCTGGAAATATCGAAGTCCAAGGAACAAGCTCTTAAAACTTCTGAGTATCTGTTCCCATCAAAATCCAAGAAGCTTGTGTTAAATAGTGACTCCTCAATAAACCTTCAGATATTGCATTTCAAGGGTCCAAGGCATACAAAATATCATCTCCAAGAACATTGAGGTTAACCAGAAGAATGGGGACTTTGGAAATGCAAAACTGAGAACTAACAACTCAATGCAACTGAGATTATCCAAACAAATTCTTATTGTCTTGTCAAAATGTAAGGAAAGAGACCTCCTTGGATCATACTCTCTCCCGAACAAAATGTTATCACGTACAGTTCCTGAGAGAATCCAAGCAACCTGAAAAACAGGCAAACTGTGTGATCATGAGTGCTACATAACACATCAAATCTTAACAGCAGTTTGTTTGCACCTGTGGAACATATGCTATAGAACCATTCCGGTACACAGATCCATTGATTAGCCTCGTTTCCCCCAAAATCAAATTCAACAAGGATGATTTCCCTGAACCAACCTGCAAGGAAGTTATTCATAATAATAAGAGAAACAATAGTTTTGCGGGGAAGTAACCAGCATTGGATAACATCATATCAAGCAAATCAGTGCATCACATGTTACACCCATTTCATATGCTCGAAAAGGGAGGTATAGCTTCTTATTGTACTACAGTATTGCACCAACCATAGTTTCTTTCCCTACAGTTAAACTACCAAACTCTGAACTAAggtgaaagaaaataaagaaagtgTCTGTGCTAGACTGCATGTAGCAACAGTATAGAAAGATCACATAGATATAGATTCAGATTTTTTTCCTACAATTATAATCATATCTCCAACTTCTTTAACAGGAcatggtgaaaagagaaggcacaAATAGAAAGTCATACATATGCAGTACTCCTGACTAGCTCAGGTACAACACACTTTTGCACCAATAAGAAGCAGAGGCTTTGCAATAACAATTCTAAACATATTATCCATTTCTAAGACAAAGTGtgcaaatatcaaatatatcttGATTCAAAATTTGTCTAGTTTGTTTTTTCTGCATCAACTTATGAAATGTCACTAGATAACCAAAAAGTTTGTGAATGGTAAAAAGGGAACCTTAAAGTGAAAACATAGAACAAAGCCTTAAGATGCTCAAGATTCATGTCAAATAAGGCAGGCTGCTCcatattttcttacatttatAAGCTCACagctataaaataaataatttataacagtATCAAGTCGAGTTCCACCTCTCCAACTACTGCAACCAGTAAACCTTTCGGAATAAGAAGATTAACAGGATCCACAACCAAATCTATTTCCTTCTGGTCACTGCTCGACCATGTGCAAGATGCATCATGGATGACAACAGCCGCATCTTGCAATTCGTTCTGCTTATTAGAGCATGAGAAAACCGAACAATTGCTTGGTTGTTCCATGCTTGTCTCCTGCTCAAAACAAGATAAATACTTGCATAACCTCCTGGAAGATATTGCAGCCtgcaaaacaaaacaaaagtgaAAGATATTACAGAATAAAGGAGGATAATTTCTCAAAGAAAAGAACTTTCAAAACTTACATCAATTAACCCATTGATGACCCACGGAAATGAATTTAATGGAGAAATCAAGTTGTTAAACAGTGCAACACAAGTAAAAACCTGCAATATTAACCAAACAATTGGGAATACATAtggttaaaaagaaaaactgaaGTAAGCAAGTAGTTTAGAATCTGTCATTGTACCGTTGCTGCATCAAGTTGATGGCCCATCAAAGTATAGAGTCCAAATGTGAACAACGAGAAAAGTGTTGGTGTTGTTGCCCAGAAGAAAACACACCATGAATCCAAGTATTTCCTAGTCTAACATGAAAAAGTCTTACATTCAAGATTTAAGTCATATGGCTCATGCTACTATCAAACATAATGTactagaaagaagaagaatattgtCTCACCGAAAGGTATTTTACTTCTTCTGATCTCGTATTCATTAGCCAACTTCCAAAAAGTAGCTCCCAACCATACATTTTCAAAGTACGTATATGTGTTAAAATTTCTGCTGTCATTCTTATCCTGCAAAGAGGAATGGACAGTATATCATAACAGATATAGAGAATGTTAATTACATAAACTCAAAAGACATAACTCATCCcttcttttgtaatttttaaagaaaaaacccGTGCGTGATATTCATCCAAGATATTTCACTCCTTCCCACCCTAAGAAGTATACACAAACAACCATCTTCTAAATACTTCTCTTCAACAAGTAGAACCATCAGCTTGATTCTGAAAAGAATCCAACCAGCACGTTCCTATTTGTGAAGGAACAGATGGATAATAACGTCCAACGTCCTTAGTAACATGATGACAGAATCAACCTAAGTATGGAAAGTCAGCAGCTTAAAAGAACGTCTCTTTAAACTATCTGATTTTGAGTAAGCTAATTCTTCCTTACAAAATAATACTTCCAGAAACTGTTGTTGATTAAGTGTGTACAGACCTTTTAACTGGTCCAGCATTCAGGCTGGATCATAACTTCAGTATGAATTTAAGCAGGTGGAACTATATTCGATCTTCAAAATTATCCCTGGGCTCTATTTCAATTCTTCTTAAGCCAGCCATATATAATGATGTGACAAGATCACAATACAAATCATCTCTCCGTTGTGAAGGAAAAAAACTGTTTCAACCTGTTCACTTATGTCATACAACACTTCCTTACCAGCAACCATATGGTATCTTTAGTTGCTATCTGATCTAACATCCAACCGAAGTAAACGCCTTGAATGTCTGGTTGCATATTAAACCTATCTGCTCTCATTTATACGTCTCCTTTTACCACACACATAAATTTTGCTTTCTGTAAGCTAACCAAACCCTTATACTTCAGAAAAAAGGCAACATAATAATTTCACGACAACGTAAAATAACATCACCAATAAGATGTGAACTGTTTCTTAGTATCAGTAAAATACAACACTAATTTGACTCTACTTAATTTTAGTAAACAATCTATAGCAACTTTGGATCACCAGACAAAAAACTGCAAAGGAATATTAAGAGATATGATCATATTCAGGTAGTCACAAACTACAAACTCTCTGCCAAGTCTAGaaaagaaatttataaaattataattatcaaaCATGGGGACCAATAGACACTTTCTTTTTCCAATAGCTTACTGACCAAGTAAAGAAAATGAATGAACATGCATCTTTTTTCCTTGAAAAGAAATGTTCAACTACTGAATGAACATACTTTATTCTGATATGGAATGtttaaataatgaataaacATACTTTTTCTGATAAGAAATGTTTAAATAATGAATGAACATACTTCTTTTCTGATAAGAAATGTTTAAATAATGATTGAATATACATTTCAGGAATGGATAATAGAGAAAAGAGGATAAAACAATAAGAAAAAGAGAACTGCAACCAAAATAATAGTCCCATATGAACTCCAGCGAGGCTCTAAAGAGTTGCTGGCATATACCTTTCATCCTTTTGCTCCATCATGCTCTTTGTCGCTTTTGCAAT
Protein-coding regions in this window:
- the LOC125858239 gene encoding ABC transporter C family member 13 isoform X2, translating into MKQVSVLAKVFLHLIPALGASMALCDMVVLIKKMLDSSHVQYHEWLFRFSQFSVWATILLVLKCGYCYVVCCNPILCVWWMLKFLLLVPHLQRDFTSLQVLLCLKEGFTALVDISFGVLIIITRSTTRPQSSSCMEEELLLPRKMDTGQGSSRGVSKGIICNCWDLIAFKSIKPVLECGVKRQLDYEDLLELPTDMDPSSCHTLLSTCWKAQQRNEYSHPSLIKTICRAYGWQYFRLGLLKVLNDCLSFAGPVLLNKLIRFLQQGSRDYDGYILALSLGLSSVLKSFLDTQYTFHLSKLKLKLRSSIMSLIYGKCISVSLAERSKFSEGEIQTFMSVDADRIVNLCNSFHDMWSLPLQIGIALYLLYTQVKFAFLSGIAITILLIPVNKWIANVIAKATKSMMEQKDERIRMTAEILTHIRTLKMYGWELLFGSWLMNTRSEEVKYLSTRKYLDSWCVFFWATTPTLFSLFTFGLYTLMGHQLDAATVFTCVALFNNLISPLNSFPWVINGLIDAAISSRRLCKYLSCFEQETSMEQPSNCSVFSCSNKQNELQDAAVVIHDASCTWSSSDQKEIDLVVDPVNLLIPKGLLVAVVGEVGSGKSSLLNLILGETRLINGSVYRNGSIAYVPQVAWILSGTVRDNILFGREYDPRRYSEVLRACSLDFDISRMMGGDMAFVGEKGFNLSGGQRARLALARAVYHDAEIYLLDDILSAVDAHVGCSILHNAILGPPMNQQTRILCTHNIQAISAADLVIVMDKGHVQWVGNPIDFTFPSDVAFSTIDEVSSCSEVQQQDKRSNISSEIQQKTSEGDVICTSNENQGTDESEARKEGKVEVIVYKSYAVFAGWFITVLTCLSAVLMQASRNGNDMWLSYWVDTSGRNQKPYSTTFYLAILSLFCLANSLLTLVRAFAFAFGGLRAAVKVHDRLLEKLMSAPISFFDLNPTGRIINRLSSDLYTIDDSLPFILNILLANFVGLLGIAVVLSYVQVMFLFLLMPFWYIYRKLQLYYRSTSRELRRLDSVSRSPIYASFTETLDGSSTIRGFKSEDLFLLKFNKHLMTYQRTSYSEVIASLWLSLRLQLLAAFIVSFIAVMAVIGSHEYLPINLGTPGLVGLALSYAAPIVSLLGSFLTSFTETEKEMVSVERILQYMDVPSEEDVGGYPLHPQWPHQGEINFVNVTLKYKPQLPPALCGVSFTIAGGTQVGMIGRTGAGKSSILNALFRLYPTCGGSIMVDGVNIAGVSVRYLRSSFAAVPQAPFLFEGSIRKNLDPLQENMDFEIWNVLEKCHIKEEVEAAGGLDVQLKGSGTAFSVGQKQLLCLARALLKSCKVLCLDECTANVDTETTSKLQKTLATECQGTTVITIAHRISTVMSMDNILILDRGFLVEQGNPRILLEDQSSIFFSFAKASRM